A stretch of DNA from Macrotis lagotis isolate mMagLag1 chromosome X, bilby.v1.9.chrom.fasta, whole genome shotgun sequence:
ATGAGGCAGAGGAAAATGAAAGTTAGGATTATGAGTTGGAACAggaaatctttgccaagaagacacCAAGAGTTGAATCCAACCGAAAGCATTTGATGAACTGAGTTTGGAGAGAATTCTAGGGTACATCCTTCTTGGAGTGTGCAACAAGAAGTGAGTCAAGCTGTTATCTAATCCTTAAATCATAATCTGTTCCCTtcactctgcccccccccccccaccagggtCATGACTACAGTGATGGATGGGAgtagttttttcctctgtaggGCTGGCTTGGATCAGAAGGAATGCTAACTAACattccttccaaatctgaaaCTACTCTCACTGGTACTCTCACTCTACTCAAGTTGCTGATCCTACAAGGCTTCTTTCTCTGGCCCTATATATGTATCCAGTTCATTTAAAGATTAAAGATATCTTGAATGCATACTTGGCTTCCCTAGTCTAAACTCAGAAGTTGCCCAAGGGCAGAGTGACTGAAACAGTTCTAGAAGGGGTTCATGGACTTCAAGTTCCCTGAATCAAAAGCTGGTTAggcaatcaaaaaaaaatcctaatatgATCTCAAGATGTATCAGGAGAAGCAGAATGccaagaatgagaaaaatgatgaTAGTCTCACAGTTCAGGAAAAGATCAGATGTCTAGAGTGCTGGGTATAGTTCTGAGGGCCCCAATTTACAAAAAAACATTGATAAATTAGAGAGAATCTACAAGAGAAGGATCATTATAGTCAAAGAGCTGGACGGCAGGAGGGCTGGTCCAAGGAACTAGAGATGTTAAGCATGATCACTGACTTCAAAAATTTGAAGGGCTATCTATTGGAGACTCCAAATCTTAGAATCAGAAGAGCTGTTGTGAAAACTGTTAGACTTGTCCTTAGTTCCAAAGAGCACAACTAGgagcagctggggggggggggggcggttgcAGAGAGATTAACTCCACCTCAATGTAAGGGGAAATTCCAGAAAGTAATGAGCTACTGTATTGGTCAATCATTGCTAAAGATCCTAGTATTGCCCCATGAACTATGAAATACGCCTCAACTTCTGATATTCCATCGTGACTCTGAACCCCTTAAGAGATACTGACTTTCTGGACTGCCTCTCCATCTCCCAACTATACAAATTATCTGTATTGTTGTCCTAAACCTGCATCAcaaatttaaagctggaagatactttggaggtcatttaatccaactccttcattttttttttttacagttgaagaaactaaagacTGGGAAAGCTGTCTTGCTCAAGAATATAGGGTAATAAGTGAAGGAAGCAAGCTTTGAATACAGATTCTCAAACAATAAATCCAGCAATCTTTCCAATGTACTGTTTCCCTTACTCTTGTATATGTTCCCAGATAAACATCTCATGTTCCCTAATATTCCTAATACATtggctctttctctctctctctctctctctctctctcactccagTGGATCCCTGCTACCCATCAAATCAACTCTTAAGTCCTATTCATGGCATTTAAGGCTATCTACAATCTGGCTCCAACTTACACTGAAGCCCAGGAAAACTCATCATCATCTCTGGGCTAGTCTTGCCCATTTCCATCACTGTGTGGCTCATGTCTTTGCTCATTGCCTGCTTCTGGCTCAATacctactttcttttctctttttttctcccaccaatttattttttctttttctttccttcttggttCCTCCCTTCTTCTGCCTGTTTCTTTTCCCCACTAAAATGCTATGTTCTAAGGAGTTTATCACCCAACAGCTATTTCATGCCTATTATCCACACTTTCATGATATGCCCCAGTAAAAGGATTACTATTGACAAGGGATGACCCCTTGCCCACCTTCCCCATCCTGCCCTGAGGACACTAGTCTATTAATGTCAGAACTGCAGCCAGTGAGTGAGTGTGAGGACAGATTCAACAGGAGActggatgactttttttttttaatcaggcaAGTTGAAGAGGGGAAATGGGTCCAGGTTTGgatttggattaaatgacctctgaggttgtCCAGGGATGGCAGGTTCCCAGGTAATTCTCAAGAAGTCCTGCAAGACCCCTCCTCCTGTTTGCCCACAGAATAGCAGATGATAGCCCCTTCCCCTCTAGCAATGAATTTGAGAACCTACCCATCAAAGAGAAGCAAAAGTTTAGTATGGTTTTGTAGTGGGGATCCAAGGGTGAATTTCTGATCCCTGCCCCATTCACCAGATTAGGGCTTTGGGACTTGACAGAGCAGACGGACAGAGCAATTAGGTTTCTTGGATGCAAGAAATCTCAGGGACCCTCCTGACTGCTCTGAGTCAGGCTCTCCAGCAGGGCATGCAACTTCTCAGAAAGTGCCACCTAAGAGAAGGAGGAAATAGCTGGAACTCAAGACCCCAGACCAAAGGTACCCAGGCAGGAGCAGGCACCAATTCCCTTCACCCCCCTTCACTGCCCTCCCCTATACCTCCACCTTAGGGAATAAGAGAAGAGTGGGAGAGAGGAATCAAGGGAATCTCCCATCTTAGTGACagactggggtgggggagaaatgggaaaaatctttCACTTGGTGACATTTCCCCAAAGGGAAAGGTTTTGGAGAGAGGGTGTCACACACCTGGTAGGGCTCAGGATTCTCTAATCGCTTGTGAGATGAGCTGAGGCAGCTCAGGGACTTCTGTGCTAAGGCCCGAGACTCAGCCAGAGAAGGAATGGGTTCACACAcctggggaggaagaagggagaatggaaaggCTTCAGATATTAGAGcaagagaaaaatgatgaattgGAAAGGGATAAAGAAAGCAGACAAGAAATCCCAGGAGTAAAGATTGGAGGCATCTGGCAATTGGAAAGTCTGGCTCTAAGACATGAAGAGGGATAGAAGCATGAAAGTAGAGGGCTGAGAAACAGTGCCCCAAATCCCTAGACCTTTGACCCAGGGCCTGGGGCTCCTGTTTCAGGGATCACCTGTCCCTGGTGGAAGTAGACTCTGAGCAGTGGCTCCAAGGAGGCAGGCGTGAGGGTTAGGCTTCTACAGTCACCTCCTGATACCTCCAGGGGCCTCACCCTCAGCTCCTGCCCAGCCTGGGGGGGTGGCTCCTCCTCCAGCTGTAGCAGGTCCAGAACTGGGGCTCCTGAGAGACAATATCAAAATGGGGAAAGTGGTTGACAttcattctcctttccttggCCATGAGCGAGACAAGGAGACTTCTAGGCAGAGAATATCTATGTTGCCTCGTAGGATAGGGGAAGGAGGTTAAGGAGAAGAGGGTAGGAGAACCCTAACCTTCTGAGTTGTAGAGCCTATAGGCAGCCTTGCTCCCAGGCAACGTCTGCTTCTCAGAATCCTCAGTCAGTTTCCGACACGGCTGCCCTCTCACAGACACCAGCTGGAGAATGGAGGGAACACTGACCCCTGTATCCCCATCTTCTTCAGTCTGTGCTCCCCTCCATGACATCCATTCCTGAGCCCTCCTGTACATTCTTCCCTCCTTCACTAACCTTGTAGACACAACCAAGGGAAGGCTGGAGGGGACACGTGACTACACTGGTACCAATGCCAATGAGATTCACCTCACTGTCCTGTAGGGGAAGAATGAAAGGGAATGGGAGGCCCGTAGCCCCCAGGACCTGAGGGGCTAATTCCTAGGTCACCCTTCCCCCAACACTACTCCCTGACTGGATATAGACCCCATCCTACCTCCCACTGACTTCTATCCAGCTCTGGACCACCACACCACCACCAAGCAAGCTTCTGCCCAAACCAGGGTCCTGACAGCCTTGTActattcccattcccattcagACCTTCTGAGCCAGCAGGGTCAGCACCTCCTCATCTATGTTATTGCTCACAGCGATGGACACAGTCTCCAGCCAGGGCATCTGGAAACTTTAGGGAAGGGGACACAAGACCATAAGACTCTCCCTCCAAAGTAGTGCTCCAGAGTTTCTGAGACACTCCTAGAACTGAACTCCCCCTCCTCCCatgccatgtggccttgggccagtccTTTTCCCCAGGAGCTCtactttctcatttgtgaaataaggaGGCTCTCCTCCCCTAGCTCAAATCAACAGGCAGGCCCAGACCCAGCTTCTCGCTTTGCCCTACACCAGCCAGACTCACTTCTTAGCTAATTCCTAGATCCAATACTTCTATGAATGGATAGAATAATGGGTCAAGTCagaaagagctgggttcaaatttgattttgGTCTCTGATTAGCTggatggccctgggcaagtcatttaacccatctGTGCAAGTTTCCTCAATTACAGAAAGGGGATAATAATCATGATTACTACTGTGACTGAAAAGGTTGTGATCATGTTCTGTAGCTCCACTCACTATCCCTGAAATGTTTCAAACCAAATCCTTCCAGGCAACCACTCCCCTAGTTATGTGTTGTTCCCCCAttagaaggaggagaagaaagagaacaaatctCCATTGCTGCCTACTATCCCAGTctgacagctgaggaaactgaggcagacaagttaGATGACACATGAGGATCTGCCctcagacccagtgctctatccactgtgccaccagctgcccAGGCATAACCTCCTGGAGGGCAAGGACTGTAGTGGTACCACCTAAGGCTTACCTTGGAACTTAATTAAGGCATACTAATGGCAgagtaagtgcctaataaatgtttggtttttcattttcatttcactgCCAGGCCAGTGGATGGAAAACAGGCTCCCACACTCACAGGGCCCTTTGCCTTTCCCTGTCCTGGCTCAGGTTCGCTCCTCCTCATCCCACACTCTCCCACCTCCCTGAACACAGGTCTCCTCATCCACCTAAACTACAGAAACCTCTTA
This window harbors:
- the NAPRT gene encoding nicotinate phosphoribosyltransferase isoform X2, whose amino-acid sequence is MGASRPPPTATWVMLTPASGQGPPRDLSTLVESWLGKVCERLGLRAEETHPGERAAFVAYALAFPQAFQGLLDSYSVMRSGLPNFLAVALALAELGYRAVGVRLDSGDLLQQAQEIRCIFRDCASHFQMPWLETVSIAVSNNIDEEVLTLLAQKDSEVNLIGIGTSVVTCPLQPSLGCVYKLVSVRGQPCRKLTEDSEKQTLPGSKAAYRLYNSEGAPVLDLLQLEEEPPPQAGQELRVRPLEVSGGDCRSLTLTPASLEPLLRVYFHQGQVCEPIPSLAESRALAQKSLSCLSSSHKRLENPEPYQVALSEKLHALLESLTQSSQEGP